GCCAGGTCAGCCCGCTGGTGCTGCCCGGGCGCTGGCCCTATGGCCTGATCCGCCCGCAGGGCCAGGACAGCGCGGCCCTGGCGGCCTTCGCCGATTGGCTGGAGCGCATTGCCGAAAACGAAGGCGCCCGCGACTGAGCCCGGGCGCCCGGTCGATCAGGCGTCGCCCTTGAAGTCCATGCGGCCGGCCAGCAGCACCGCCACGGTCGAGCAGACCGCGCCCGAGAGCAGGTAGAGCCCCGCCGCCGGCAGCCCGAGCCAGGTCGAGAGCAGCAGCGCGGTCAGCGGCGCGAAGCCGGCGCCGAAGAGCCAGGCCAGGTCCGAGACGATGGCCGAGCCGGTATAGCGGTTGCGCGCCTCGAACAGCGAGCCGACCGCGCCCGAGCTCTGCCCGAAGCTGAGCCCCAGGATGAAGAAACCGACGATCATGTAGACCGTCTCGCCGGTCTGTCCGGCCGACAGAAGCAGCGGCGCCATGATCGCAAAGACGCCGATGGCCAGCGCGCCGACCAGCAAGAGTTGCTGGCGCCCGATGCGGTCGGCCAGGAAGCCCGACAGGAAGATCGCGGCGATGCCGGCGCAGGCGGCCAGGGCCTCGATCACCAGGAAGCTGACCAGGGTTTCGTTGGTGTAGAGAAAGATCCAGGACAGCGGATAGACCGTGACCATGTGGAACATGGCAAAGCTCGCCAGCGGCACGAAGATGCCCAGAAGCACCGTCGGCCCGTCCTCGGCCAGCGTCGAGCCCAGCCGGGTCGGCTGCAATTCGCGCGATTCGAACAGCTGGGTGAACTCGTCGGTCGCGACGATGCGCAGCCGGGCGAACAGCGCCACGACATTGACCGAGAAGGCGACGAAGAACGGATAGCGCCAGCCCCAGTCCAGGAAATCCGCCTCGGACAGGTTCGAGGCGAGATAGGCGAAAAGCAGGCTGGCGACGATCAGCCCGATCGGCGCGCCCAGTTGCGGGATCATGGCGTAGAAGCCGCGCCGGCTTTTCGGCGAGGTCAGCGCCAGAAGCGACGGCATGCCGTCCCAGGCGCCGCCAAGCGCCAGCCCCTGCCCGATCCGCAGCACCGCCAGGATGACGACGGCCCAGGCGCCCGCGGTCTCGTAGCTGGGGATCAGACCCATGGCCACGGTGGCGGTGCCCATCAGGAACAGCGCCACGGTCAGCTTGGTGACGCGGCCATGGCGGCGGTCCAGCGCCATGAACAGCGCCGAGCCCAGCGGCCGCATCAGGAAGGCCAGCGCCAGCAGGGCGAAGGACAGAAGCGTTCCGGTCAGCGGATCGGTGAAGGGAAAGATCCGCTGCGGGAACACGATCACCGAGGCGATGGCAAAGACGAAGAAATCGAAGAACTCGGAGGTTCGTCCGATGATGACGCCCACGGCGATGTCAGAGGGCGAAACCGCATGCCCCTGATGCTTGGAAACCGGGGCGGCAGGGCGGCCGGCATTGGCCGAAGAAGATGTGCTCGACATGGCGGTGATTTCGATCTGATCCAGATTCCGGCCGGGCTTGGGCCTGAGCCACCCGGCGTCCCGCCCTCTCCCTGCATCAGAAGCGGGCCGGACAGCATAGGGCAAAACGTCGCATGTCGCCTTGACCAAGATCAAGGTAGGCAGACGCCACTTGCCCGGTGCATTCCCGACTCACTCGCCTTGCGCCACCCATCGGACAGCAGGTAGTCCAATGAAAAGAAAAGATAAAATCATCCGCCTCGCAGGGCTTTCGCTTCTGATCCCGCTTGCTGCATGCAAGGCCGAGGTGCTGGCCCCGGCCGGTGACGTTGCGGCACGGCAGCGCGACCTTCTGGTCATGTCGACGCTCCTGATGCTGATCATCATCGTGCCGGTGATGGCGCTGACCGTGTGGTTCGCGTTGAAATATCGCGCGAAAAACCGCGCGGCCGATTACGCGCCCGATTGGGACCATTCGACCAAGCTGGAGTTCGTGATCTGGGCGGCGCCGCTCTTGATCATCATCTCGCTGGGGGCGCTGACCTGGGTCGGCACCCATCTTCTGGACCCCTATCGCCGGCTCGACCGCATCAGCGAGGAGGTGCCTGCCGCGCATGACATGCAGCCGCTGCGGGTCGATGTGGTGGCGATGGACTGGAAATGGCTCTTCATCTATCCCGAGCAGGGCATCGCCACGGTGAACGAGCTGGCCGTGCCGGTGAACCGGCCGGTCGAATTCACGCTGACTTCGACCTCGGTGATGAACGCCTTCTACATCCCGGCCATGGCGGGCATGATCTATGCCATGCCGGGGATGCAGACCAAGCTGCACGGCGTCTTCAACAATGCCGGCGAATACAAGGGCATCGCCTCGCATTATTCCGGCCACGGCTTTTCGGGCATGCATTTCAAGACCTTCGCCACGGATGAGGCGGGCTTCGACGCCTTCGTCGAAAGGACCCGCGCCGGCGGCGGCACGCTGGACCGCGCCCGCTACCTGGAGCTCGAG
This window of the Paracoccus sp. N5 genome carries:
- a CDS encoding MFS transporter, whose product is MSSTSSSANAGRPAAPVSKHQGHAVSPSDIAVGVIIGRTSEFFDFFVFAIASVIVFPQRIFPFTDPLTGTLLSFALLALAFLMRPLGSALFMALDRRHGRVTKLTVALFLMGTATVAMGLIPSYETAGAWAVVILAVLRIGQGLALGGAWDGMPSLLALTSPKSRRGFYAMIPQLGAPIGLIVASLLFAYLASNLSEADFLDWGWRYPFFVAFSVNVVALFARLRIVATDEFTQLFESRELQPTRLGSTLAEDGPTVLLGIFVPLASFAMFHMVTVYPLSWIFLYTNETLVSFLVIEALAACAGIAAIFLSGFLADRIGRQQLLLVGALAIGVFAIMAPLLLSAGQTGETVYMIVGFFILGLSFGQSSGAVGSLFEARNRYTGSAIVSDLAWLFGAGFAPLTALLLSTWLGLPAAGLYLLSGAVCSTVAVLLAGRMDFKGDA
- the cyoA gene encoding ubiquinol oxidase subunit II produces the protein MKRKDKIIRLAGLSLLIPLAACKAEVLAPAGDVAARQRDLLVMSTLLMLIIIVPVMALTVWFALKYRAKNRAADYAPDWDHSTKLEFVIWAAPLLIIISLGALTWVGTHLLDPYRRLDRISEEVPAAHDMQPLRVDVVAMDWKWLFIYPEQGIATVNELAVPVNRPVEFTLTSTSVMNAFYIPAMAGMIYAMPGMQTKLHGVFNNAGEYKGIASHYSGHGFSGMHFKTFATDEAGFDAFVERTRAGGGTLDRARYLELEAPSENVPPMQFAHVDPTLFQRVVNMCVAEGKMCMAEMMAIDRQGGGGLAGTMNTAPSHDAHARGSRAPVLGWKPFQVASYCTPEDSALMFGRTAQVVQAPMDLTPLRGRALTPPQSALAPSHDNDVTQLDPAPGQARNF